In Leifsonia sp. PS1209, the genomic stretch TCGGCGTCATCGAGCACGAGCTCCGCCACCGGATGCGCGACGAGCTCTCCGACTTCGACCTCCGCCGCGGAAGCTGGCGCATCCTCAGCACGATCGCCGACGGCGCCACCAGCGTCGACGAGGTCGCCGCTGCCCTCCCGCCCCGCCGTGGACGGGCAGGCCGAGACAACCGAGGCAGCAGAGGCCGCATGCCGTTCGGCGGCACGCGCGGCTGGAACGGCCGCGGCGAGTCCCGGCGGGACAGCGACGGGCACGGACGCTTCGGCGACCACCCCCGATTCGCCTCCGACAGCGAGCGCGCCGCCTTCTGGGAGGAACGCCGTCAGCGCTTCGAGGAGCTGCGCGCACAGCGCCACGGGGAGCACCCGCACCGTCCCGGCCCGTTCGCCGATGGCCACCCGCGCCCGCACGACCACAACGGCGAGCACCCTCACGGTGACCACCACCCGCACGGGGAGCACCCGCACGCTCACGGCGAGCACCCCCACCACCACGACCACCCCCGCAAGCACCACTCCCCCGCCTCCCGCGTCGAGTCGACCATCGCCGATTTCGCGGAGCGCGGATGGGTCACCCTGTCCGGCGAGCGCAACGAGCGCGTCGAGCTGACCGAGGCCGGGCGTGCGGCGTACGAGTCGGCGCTGGCGCGCATCCAGGGAGTCCGGGATGCGGTGACCGCCGGCATCGCGGAGGAGGACTACACGACCACGCTCCAAACGCTCGAAGCGATGGCCCGCAACCTCGGCTGGCGCGAGCGCCCCGCCCAGGACGGTCAGCCGTCCGACGCGGCGGAGTGAGCACCGTGACCACGCGGGCGCGCCCCGGTTCCCCAGGGACCGGGGCGCGTTCGCGTTCCGCCGTGCGGCGGGGGCGAGTGCCCGCGTCCTGATCGGCGAGAATGGATGCATGACCGCATCCCGCGAAGAGGTCGTCCTGCTCGCCGACGACGGCACCCCGATCGGGGTCGCCGACAAAGCGACCGTCCACACCACGGACACGCCCCTGCATCTGGCGTTCTCGTGCCACCTGTTCGACGGCGATGGACGCATCCTGGTCACCAGGCGGGCGCTGAGCAAACTGACCTGGCCCGGCGTGTGGACGAACTCGTTCTGCGGGCATCCGGCCCCCGGCGAAGACTTCGAGGACGCCATCGCGCGCCGTGCTGGTCAGGAGCTGGGCGCCGCGATCGACAACCTGGTGGTGGCCCTCCCCGATTTCCGCTACCGGGCAGTGGATGCGGCGAGCATCGTCGAGTACGAGGTGTGCCCGGTGTACACGGCCACGATCTCCGGCGAGCTTGCTCCGGAGCCGAGTGAGGTGGCGGAGTGGCGCTGGGTGGACCCGCGCGTGCTGCTCGACGCCGTCGAGGCGACGCCCTGGGCGTTCAGCCCGTGGCTCACACTGCAGCTTCCCGCGCTGTACGCCGATACGAGCATCGAGGCGTCCGACCTGATCTGAGCCGGCCGAACAATGAAATGAACTCATTATTTCCACCTGTGTAATTCACTGTGGATAACTAGCTCGCCGTATTCCCCACGGGACATGCATCCCACCCCCGGCGGCGCCGGAAACGGTGGCCGGAATCGGCTACCGTTCGGGCGCGAATCGTCTCGTGGCGAGCCTCGCGCATCCCCTAGCGTCGTGTCCACGACAGCATCGAGCGGGACGGGGGTACCAGTGATGGCGGACGACGACGAGCGCAATTCCGTCTCGTTCTATCTGCGATCGTCCGTGCGCCAGCGCTCGCGCGCGGCCTTCGAGGCGACCAAGCACCACGAATCCGACCGGAGCTGGTCCGACCTGATGGAGAAGGCGCTCGTCGCTGAGCTGGAACGCCGCGAAGCGCTCTACAACGACGGGCGACCATACCTCGGCGGACCTGAGCGGCTGACTCCCGGCCGCCGCCCGCGCAGCGAGATCGCGTCAGCCGGCGAGCAGGGCGAGCACGGCGAGACAGGTGCCGCCGTCGCTCAGTAGGGCACGTCCGTCGCTCGGCTATCGCGCGTTCGCGTACCCCATGTCCATGTGATCGCGGACTTCCGCGAGTGTGCTGTCTGCGATGACGTTCGCCCGCTCGTTGCCACTCCGGAGAACGTCGCTGACGACGGTGGGGTCCGATTCCAGCTCGGCACGTCGACGCCGATGGGCGGCGAGGAAGTCGTTCACCGAATCGGTCGTGAGTTGCTTGAGCATCACGCTCCCGCGGTCGCCGATCTTCTCGGCGATCTGCTCGGGCGTGGTGCCGCGACAGAGCGCTGCGGTCGACAGTAGTCCGGAGACGCCGGGGCGCCGCTCCGGGTCGTACGTGATGACGCGTTCGCCATCGGTGCGGGTGCGTCGGATCGCGTCCGCCGTCTCGTCTGCGGTCATCGACAGCGCGATCGCATTGCCATAGCTCTTCGACATCTTCCGGCCGTCGAGTCCCGGGATTTCCGGCGCATCCGTGACCATCGCTTCCGGCTCGGGAAAGACCTGGCCGTAGCGGTCGTTGAAGCGGCGGGCGATCGTGCGCGTCAGCTCGATGTGCGGCAGGTTGTCTTTGCCGACCGGCACCAGGTTGCCTTTGCAGAACAGGATGTCGGCCGCTTGATGCACCGGGTAGGTGAGCAGCAGGCCGCTCAGCGCGCGTCCGGATGCGGCACGTTCCGCCTTCACCGTCGGGTTGCGGCGCAGCTCCGCCTCGGTGACGAGGCTGAGGAACGGCAGCATCAGCTGGTTCAGTGCTGGGACGGCCGAGTGAGTGAAGATCGTCGTCGTGGTCGGGTCGAGCCCGGCCGCGAGGTAGTCCAGGACAGCGGACCTGACGCTGTCGGCGACATGGGCAGAGGTGTCGCGGTCGGTGATGACCTGATAGTCCGCGAGGATCACGAACGTCTCAACGCCGAGAGCCTGGAGCCGCACGCGTTCTCGAATGGTTCCGAAGTAGTGTCCGAGGTGCAGCTTCCCCGTCGGTCGCTCCCCGGTGAGGACACGGAACGCACCCGGATCGGCAGCGATCCGGTCTTCCAGATCGGGCATGCGTGAGCGAGTGGCGGCGAACGAGTCCATGGCGATTCCCTTCCGATGAGGGGCCGCACGGGGAAGAGTTTCCGCGGATCTCGCGGGCTGCCGTGCAGCCCGCGAACATGCGTCAAGCGGCTGCTAGTGCAGCCACCACCACGAAGAGTGCATTGAGCGCATGCCAGAAGCCTACGACCATTCGCGCGCACGCCGGTCAACGTGATGCCGTCCGGATCCGAGGTGGTGCGTGTGAACGCTCTCGGTCTACAGTGAGGCGAATGCTCATTCGTCGTGTTGCCTAACTCGCATCCACTCTCGCCGCAGTAGTCCGCTACGCCGTCCAGGGATGGCGATTTTGTGCGCCTTCGAGGGCGAGCCCGCCTTCGGGTTCCCGCTTGATCCGACCCACACAAAATCTCTCGACTGGAGTAGGTAATGACTGTTTTTCTTGTGACCGGAGTGACGGGCAACCTCGGGGGCGCTGCACTGCGCAGCCTGCT encodes the following:
- the idi gene encoding isopentenyl-diphosphate Delta-isomerase, whose amino-acid sequence is MTASREEVVLLADDGTPIGVADKATVHTTDTPLHLAFSCHLFDGDGRILVTRRALSKLTWPGVWTNSFCGHPAPGEDFEDAIARRAGQELGAAIDNLVVALPDFRYRAVDAASIVEYEVCPVYTATISGELAPEPSEVAEWRWVDPRVLLDAVEATPWAFSPWLTLQLPALYADTSIEASDLI
- the trpS gene encoding tryptophan--tRNA ligase; protein product: MDSFAATRSRMPDLEDRIAADPGAFRVLTGERPTGKLHLGHYFGTIRERVRLQALGVETFVILADYQVITDRDTSAHVADSVRSAVLDYLAAGLDPTTTTIFTHSAVPALNQLMLPFLSLVTEAELRRNPTVKAERAASGRALSGLLLTYPVHQAADILFCKGNLVPVGKDNLPHIELTRTIARRFNDRYGQVFPEPEAMVTDAPEIPGLDGRKMSKSYGNAIALSMTADETADAIRRTRTDGERVITYDPERRPGVSGLLSTAALCRGTTPEQIAEKIGDRGSVMLKQLTTDSVNDFLAAHRRRRAELESDPTVVSDVLRSGNERANVIADSTLAEVRDHMDMGYANAR